From one Paenibacillus terrae HPL-003 genomic stretch:
- a CDS encoding helix-turn-helix domain-containing protein has product MTKLRNSVGERIRTIRKAKGLTQQQLAELSGLDDAYIGSVERGERNFSIDTLEKVLTALNVSISELMFSKEHMTKDETIRQEAIDEFVALTSRLNEEQIGILRRVSKEVSRAFE; this is encoded by the coding sequence ATGACAAAATTACGGAATTCGGTTGGAGAAAGAATTAGAACGATTCGGAAGGCTAAGGGATTAACACAGCAACAACTTGCAGAACTTTCAGGATTAGATGATGCATATATCGGATCGGTAGAGCGTGGCGAAAGAAACTTTTCGATTGATACCTTGGAGAAAGTGTTAACTGCCTTAAACGTGTCTATCAGTGAATTAATGTTTTCCAAAGAACATATGACTAAAGACGAAACTATTCGGCAAGAGGCAATAGATGAGTTTGTTGCGTTGACCAGCAGATTGAATGAAGAGCAAATCGGGATTCTCAGACGAGTTAGTAAAGAAGTCTCACGCGCGTTCGAGTAA
- a CDS encoding DinB family protein — MSGTLQVRDHLLNELETGVRTGEALIRKIRPEDWSFRPQDNFRSLLELVHHFVLIPASDLAIMQEKSEGEVGSIENSLSGVEDPERLAATFRQNFEAYKAYILSLSEEDYLNRSTKAFYMEHGHLQVQWQIETVTHVFHHRSQIYNYLKQLGHEVSFFMLYA, encoded by the coding sequence ATGAGTGGAACACTGCAAGTTCGCGATCATCTGCTGAATGAGCTGGAGACTGGAGTACGGACGGGGGAAGCCTTGATTCGTAAAATACGTCCAGAGGATTGGAGCTTTCGTCCACAGGACAATTTCCGCTCGCTGCTGGAGTTAGTGCATCACTTTGTGCTTATTCCTGCTTCGGATCTTGCGATCATGCAGGAGAAGTCTGAGGGTGAAGTGGGAAGCATTGAAAACAGCCTGTCCGGGGTGGAAGATCCCGAGCGCTTGGCTGCGACTTTCAGGCAGAATTTTGAGGCTTATAAGGCTTACATTCTTTCGCTTAGCGAGGAAGATTATCTGAACCGTTCGACGAAGGCCTTCTATATGGAGCATGGGCATTTGCAGGTTCAATGGCAGATCGAGACCGTGACCCATGTGTTCCATCACCGTTCGCAGATTTATAATTATCTGAAGCAATTGGGGCATGAAGTGAGCTTTTTTATGTTGTACGCTTGA
- a CDS encoding AraC family transcriptional regulator, with the protein MDPLLHSLFRPLQVNGSDPSTYYIEQKPSVALRAYVACYWESGPTARDAASLSWMEEEEAVDRVLPDGCTDILLEYDSVSKRQDMSYCGTFTHPFVSARQAESETRIFAVRFFPGGAHYFHGMPTHLFTGGNYRLEDLWPESIAVIGERILEARDFNERVRIMDEYLNQLLLRQRTNDCDLMKNLLHRIFMSGGSVGVKELAEREAISERQLNRKFGQWIGISPKKFSEVVRFQSVLHSIQSGGGLDWTELALKHSFFDQAHLIRDFRRFYGDYPLTAAKDLRKLSDFYNTRPEASAILKI; encoded by the coding sequence CTGAGAGCTTACGTAGCTTGCTATTGGGAGTCTGGTCCGACGGCTAGAGACGCAGCTTCATTGAGTTGGATGGAGGAAGAAGAGGCAGTGGATCGGGTATTACCTGACGGCTGTACGGATATTCTATTAGAATACGACTCGGTGAGTAAGCGTCAGGATATGTCATATTGCGGGACGTTTACGCATCCGTTTGTATCTGCCAGACAAGCAGAGTCCGAGACACGCATTTTTGCGGTGCGATTTTTTCCGGGTGGTGCACATTATTTTCACGGCATGCCGACTCACTTGTTTACAGGCGGTAATTATCGCTTGGAAGATCTCTGGCCTGAAAGCATCGCCGTCATAGGTGAGCGCATTTTGGAAGCGCGGGATTTCAATGAACGGGTGCGCATAATGGATGAGTATCTTAACCAGCTTCTGTTGCGCCAACGTACGAACGATTGTGACCTGATGAAAAATCTGCTGCATCGCATCTTCATGAGCGGTGGGAGTGTGGGGGTTAAGGAGCTGGCGGAGCGTGAGGCGATCAGTGAAAGGCAGCTTAACCGCAAGTTTGGGCAATGGATCGGGATCAGCCCGAAGAAGTTCAGTGAAGTCGTCCGCTTCCAGAGCGTTCTACACAGTATCCAAAGCGGCGGGGGCCTGGATTGGACGGAGCTGGCATTGAAGCACAGCTTTTTCGATCAGGCGCATTTAATTCGCGATTTTCGCAGGTTTTATGGCGATTATCCGCTTACCGCTGCTAAGGATTTACGGAAGTTGTCCGATTTTTACAATACACGCCCAGAGGCTTCGGCTATACTCAAAATATGA